In Candidatus Methylomirabilota bacterium, one genomic interval encodes:
- a CDS encoding glycosyltransferase family 4 protein, with protein MRVLLTNTGPWGTGSGMVAEGVLEALRQRGHQAILFFPDAQIDTPEKHHYYSQPDLYRIWRFPVEREGRVLPTFPLMIPDPNPRSGPEAWTFRDLSDELLEFYFQEARRELQEVIDGFRPDVVECQHIWTIPYLISELGLPYVVTAHHSDQMGYRYDRRMQAYANRAAAGARWIFAVSEFSQREVLDLYPGIQPEKVVVLENGYNQRIFRRRRVSRAHTLRALGIGDIPRLPIITFSGKISHTKGVDILLRANRLVQRGQKALLVIAGTGQLEREFSAEERGDFHLENVWFVGHQPQSVVAQLHNLATVSVIPSREEGFGLAALEAMGCATPVVSTRCGGPEMFVVGATVPVGSVEELAAALLELLTLEAGAARDLRQAALEKAQCYSWERLVERRLHNYRQMLNPAAADVSGDSI; from the coding sequence GTGAGAGTTCTACTCACCAACACCGGCCCGTGGGGGACCGGTAGCGGAATGGTGGCCGAAGGTGTGCTCGAGGCACTCCGGCAAAGGGGCCACCAGGCGATCCTGTTCTTCCCCGATGCGCAGATCGACACCCCGGAAAAGCACCATTACTACTCCCAACCGGACCTCTACCGCATCTGGCGTTTTCCGGTCGAGCGCGAAGGACGTGTCCTGCCTACCTTTCCATTGATGATCCCCGACCCGAACCCGCGAAGCGGGCCGGAGGCGTGGACCTTCCGTGACCTCTCGGACGAACTGTTGGAGTTCTACTTCCAGGAGGCGCGGCGGGAACTCCAGGAAGTGATCGACGGGTTCCGTCCGGATGTCGTCGAGTGCCAGCACATCTGGACGATCCCCTACCTGATCAGCGAACTCGGGCTGCCCTACGTGGTAACCGCCCACCACAGTGACCAGATGGGCTACCGGTACGACCGGCGAATGCAAGCCTACGCCAACCGGGCAGCCGCAGGAGCCCGTTGGATTTTTGCCGTCTCAGAATTTTCCCAGCGCGAGGTGCTGGACCTCTACCCGGGCATCCAGCCCGAGAAGGTCGTGGTACTTGAAAACGGCTACAACCAGCGCATTTTCCGCCGCCGGCGTGTCAGCCGGGCCCACACGTTGCGGGCACTCGGCATCGGGGACATTCCCAGGCTACCCATCATCACCTTTTCCGGGAAGATCTCGCACACCAAAGGGGTGGACATCCTACTGCGGGCAAACCGGCTCGTGCAACGGGGCCAGAAGGCCCTGCTGGTGATTGCCGGCACCGGCCAGCTGGAGAGAGAGTTCAGCGCCGAGGAGCGGGGCGACTTCCACCTGGAAAATGTGTGGTTCGTGGGCCATCAGCCGCAGTCGGTGGTGGCCCAGCTCCACAATCTGGCCACGGTGAGCGTGATCCCTTCGCGCGAGGAAGGTTTTGGCCTCGCCGCGCTGGAGGCGATGGGCTGCGCGACCCCGGTGGTGTCAACACGCTGCGGAGGTCCGGAGATGTTCGTGGTTGGAGCTACCGTGCCGGTCGGAAGCGTGGAAGAACTGGCCGCCGCTTTACTCGAGTTGCTCACTCTGGAGGCGGGCGCCGCCCGGGACCTGCGCCAAGCGGCCCTCGAGAAGGCACAATGCTACTCCTGGGAGCGGCTCGTCGAGCGGCGGCTGCATAACTACCGCCAGATGCTCAACCCGGCCGCCGCGGATGTTTCCGGGGACAGTATATAG